One part of the Treponema peruense genome encodes these proteins:
- a CDS encoding rod shape-determining protein, protein MSFFDNFTTDIGIDLGTCNTLIFVRGQGIVIDEPSVVAVEKGTGKVVAVGAEAKRMLWKTPGNIEAIRPLADGVISDSDSTEKMIKYFISKVVPKHHLFKSIRMKIGIPSCITQVERDAVMAAALKAGAKEVEVIEESLAAAIGAEIPIYEPAGHMVCDIGGGTTEVSVISLGGMVITSSIRTGGNEFDEAIMKHIRAVHNLIIGQQTAERLKVEIGNATADKNIEKMEIKGTDAITGLPRRLEVDSVEVREALKEPITKIVEEIKKTLGRTPPELGADIVERGIVMSGGGSMLKGLQKLISKETGVPVILVEKPLECVARGAGEAFELFRNMSSNRSIYDNLND, encoded by the coding sequence ATGAGTTTCTTTGATAATTTTACGACAGATATTGGTATAGATTTAGGAACCTGTAATACGTTGATTTTTGTACGCGGGCAGGGAATCGTTATTGATGAACCTTCTGTAGTTGCAGTAGAAAAGGGTACAGGAAAGGTTGTCGCCGTCGGAGCAGAAGCAAAAAGAATGCTTTGGAAAACTCCTGGAAACATCGAAGCCATTCGCCCGCTAGCAGACGGTGTTATTTCTGACAGCGATTCTACAGAGAAAATGATTAAATATTTCATTTCAAAAGTTGTTCCCAAACACCATCTGTTCAAGTCCATAAGAATGAAAATCGGTATTCCTTCATGCATTACTCAGGTTGAACGAGATGCAGTTATGGCTGCTGCTCTTAAAGCCGGTGCAAAGGAAGTTGAAGTTATAGAAGAAAGTCTTGCTGCTGCCATAGGAGCCGAAATTCCTATCTACGAACCGGCAGGACACATGGTCTGTGATATTGGCGGCGGTACAACTGAAGTTTCTGTTATTTCTTTGGGAGGCATGGTTATTACAAGTTCTATCCGCACAGGTGGAAACGAATTTGATGAAGCCATAATGAAGCATATTCGTGCCGTACACAATCTTATTATAGGACAGCAGACTGCCGAGCGACTTAAGGTAGAAATAGGCAATGCTACTGCAGACAAAAATATAGAAAAAATGGAAATCAAGGGAACAGATGCAATTACAGGTCTTCCAAGAAGACTTGAAGTAGACTCTGTAGAAGTACGCGAAGCCCTTAAGGAACCTATTACAAAGATTGTAGAAGAAATCAAAAAGACACTCGGACGCACACCGCCTGAACTTGGTGCAGATATTGTTGAGCGCGGAATTGTTATGTCCGGTGGCGGTTCCATGCTTAAAGGACTTCAGAAACTTATTTCTAAAGAAACAGGTGTTCCTGTTATTCTTGTTGAAAAACCGCTTGAATGTGTTGCAAGGGGTGCAGGTGAGGCATTTGAACTGTTCCGCAATATGTCGTCCAACCGTTCAATTTACGATAATCTTAACGACTAG
- a CDS encoding tetratricopeptide repeat protein — MKAKRVSEKIVRRKNMIVVRIILLAGILSAVVLVSFFSYKAIHRYLFASSSVSAMYDNWELHSRQGYEKVYEISENIIQKKNFHNSARTFRGYSAFMLAEYETDNAKSQTYLDEAVYNLRIALQNCSKDALPQIEYMLGRTYFYKNKLSSYHYYSDLAVKYLNLALDHGYKSDDIPLLLGLSYASLGQTDESIAAFTEALLVRETDTLLFDIAKQYYNNGQGSASKQYLYRVISTTRNESLLEESRILLGQIYTDEGALYDAEKEFTAILEKNENSADAHYGLGVLYEKRGDAVRARAEWRKCLKIKFDHPGALQKMSEAK; from the coding sequence ATGAAGGCGAAGCGAGTTTCAGAAAAAATTGTCCGCAGAAAGAATATGATTGTTGTGCGGATTATTCTGCTTGCCGGCATTTTGTCTGCCGTTGTTTTGGTTTCATTCTTTTCTTATAAAGCAATCCACCGTTATCTTTTTGCTTCTTCTTCTGTTTCGGCAATGTACGACAACTGGGAACTTCACAGCCGCCAAGGATATGAAAAGGTTTACGAGATTTCAGAAAATATTATTCAAAAAAAGAATTTCCACAATTCTGCACGTACTTTTCGCGGTTACAGTGCCTTTATGTTGGCCGAGTACGAAACAGACAATGCAAAGTCACAGACTTATCTTGACGAAGCCGTTTATAACCTTAGAATAGCCCTTCAGAACTGCAGCAAGGATGCTTTGCCGCAGATAGAATACATGCTGGGCCGCACCTATTTTTACAAAAACAAGCTTTCTTCATACCATTACTATTCCGACCTTGCAGTAAAATATCTGAACCTTGCCCTGGACCACGGCTACAAGTCAGATGACATTCCGCTTCTTCTGGGACTGAGCTATGCTTCACTGGGGCAGACCGACGAAAGTATTGCTGCTTTTACCGAAGCTCTCCTTGTAAGGGAAACGGACACACTTCTTTTTGACATAGCAAAGCAGTATTATAATAACGGACAGGGTTCTGCTTCAAAACAGTATCTGTACCGCGTTATTTCTACCACTCGGAATGAAAGTCTTCTTGAAGAAAGTCGCATTCTTCTTGGGCAGATTTATACTGACGAAGGCGCACTTTACGATGCAGAAAAAGAATTTACGGCAATTCTTGAAAAAAACGAAAATTCTGCTGACGCGCACTATGGACTTGGTGTATTATATGAAAAGCGCGGTGACGCTGTAAGGGCAAGAGCTGAATGGCGCAAATGCCTTAAAATAAAATTTGATCATCCCGGTGCATTACAAAAAATGTCCGAAGCAAAATAA